The segment TGAACTCCCTTGCCCAGTTTCAATACGAACGCCTGCTTCAGCAGACGCGAAGGCACTTCCTGCGTGACTGCAGCGCGGGCCTAGGCGCTCTGTGGTTCGCCAACGCGACAGCCGGCCAGGCGCAGGCCGCCGCGCACGCATCGGCCAAGGATCCCGCGCGGCCGCTCCGGCCGAGTGCTCCGCATTTCGCGGCGCGGGCTAAACGAGTGATCTACCTGCACATGGCAGGTTCTCCCAGCCAGCTCGAACTCTTCGACTATAAGCCGGAATTGGCCAAGCAGGACGGAAAGGACTGCCCGCGGGCATTCCTCGAAGGAAAGAAGTTCGCCTTCATCCAGGGCATTCCCAAAATGTTGGGCCCACAGTTCGGCTTCAAGCAGCACGGGCAATCTGGTCAGTGGATTTCTGATCGGTTACCGCAGTTTGCCCAGGTCGCCGATGACATCTGCTTTATCAAGTCGATGTACACCGATCAATTCAACCACGGCCCAGCCCAACTGCTCATGCACACCGGCAGCCAGAATCCCGGTTTTGCCAGTGCGGGGGCCTGGGCCACCTATGGGCTCGGTTCGCAAAACCAGAATCTGCCCGGCTTCATCGTCCTGACCAGTGGCGGTAAAAACCCCGATGCAGGCAAGTCGGTGTGGGGATCCGGCTTCCTCCCCTCGGTCTATCAGGGTGTGCAATGTCGATCTCAAGGCGACCCCGTGCTGTTCCTTTCGGATCCTCCCGGAATCACCCGATCGCAACGACGTCGGACTCTCGACGCCATTACCGAGATCAACCAGCAGGCAGCCAAAGACATGGGAGATCCGGAGACATTGACCCGCATAGCCCAGTACGAGATGGCCTTCCACATGCAGGTCGACGCGACCGACGCCTTCGACATCAGCCGCGAGCCGGCGCACATCCACGAGCTTTATGGCACGCAGCCGGGAAAAGAATCGTTCGCCAACAACTGTCTGCTCGCGCGACGCTTGGCCGAGCGCGGAGTGCGGTACATCCAGCTGTTTGATTGGGGATGGGATAGCCATGGCGCTTCAGAAAGCGAGGCGCTCAACGGAGGTTTCAAAGGCAAGTGCACCAGCGTGGATCGTCCCCTCATGGCGCTTATCATGGACCTAAAGCAGCAGGGCTTGTTGGAAGACACCCTGGTCATCTGGAGTGGCGAGTTCGGGCGGACCCCGATGCGGGAAAACCGGGCCGGTGTGGAGATGAAATTCATTGGCCGCGATCACAACCCCAGCGCCTTCACTGTCTGGATGGCTGGCGGAGGCGCGAAGCCGGGTTTGTCCTACGGAGAGACCGACGAGTTCGGCTACCAAGCCGTGACCGACCGCGTTTCCGTGCACGACCTGCACGCCACCCTGCTCGCGCTCCTCGGATTCGACCACCTCAAGTTCACCTACCCGGTGGCCGGCGTGAACATGCGCTTGAGCAACGTCACCAAACCCGGCAGCCAAGTCGTGAAAGGGCTCATCGCCTAGAGGGCACTCGGGCGGGGAGACTGGACCTCAAGGACTTCCACATTGTGTTTCTGGAGAGGGGACACCTCCGAAAAACGGACGTGAATCGGGGCCATGAACCTGGTGGCAAGGGAGCGAGCTGGGCAGCGCCAGCGTTTCACACGTTGTCAGCAGGTCCCGAACCCGCAGGGTTCAAAGAGATCTAGCCGGGGGTGCTCGCACCCCCGGAACCGTTAAAAGTACGGAGCATCGCGCAGCGATGCCACCGCCTGCCGAGACTTGCGTCACCCGACTCAAGGAACCTCATCGGTTTGTGAGTCCGTTCGCCAACCGGTGGCACACCTTTCAGGGTGCGGCGGGAACGGGAACGGAATTCCGGGGATCTTCGATCGCCCGGCTAATCTCTTGGAACCCTTCCGGGTTCTCGGCTTCGGCCTCAGGAACTCAGGCGGAGAAGGGAGTTTCACCTCCGATCCCTTCAGGATTCTTAATCCGTGGAATCAGCGAAATCCGTGGTTCACCAGTTGCTCTCCCTCTCTGCGCTTTTCCCGCCTCTGCGGTGTAAGTCCGCTCGGGCTTGGTTTTAGTGCTCCTCCGCGTTCTCCGAGCCTCCGCGAGAAAAGATCCCTCCCCTGACTCGGAAGGACTGCCGAAATCTCTCGCGGAGGCACGGAGAGCGCGGAGAGGAAAGAGTTCATGCAGAGTCCGACGGCCTGCTCGGCTACTTGGGTAGTCCGATCGAGCTGCTGCGCTTCGCGATCTTACGACTCGTCTTGATCTTGGAAACGGTTCCCGTGGCCAAATACATGGAGCGAACCTTGTCCAGAATCGCATCGCGCCGGTCATACAGCCGCTTCAGCTTGCGCGGTTTGACGCGGCTCAGCACATACGCGGTCAAAAGCGGCAGCGTGATCGTGCTGTCCGCGTAACAGACCACCGAATCCGGCAGCTTATCCGGGTCCACCTTTCCCCAGCTCACCGCTTCAGCAGGCGTTGCTCCGCTCAGACCACCCGTATCGGGTCGTGCGTCGGTGCACTGCAAAAAATAGTCGTGGCCCTTTTCCTTGATGCCCATCACCTCCTGAATCTGGGGCTCGGTCTGCAACATGAAGTTCTTCGGACTTCCGCCGCCGAAAATCAGGACGCTGCTGGTATGTCCGGTCGATTTCGCATGATACACGATGCCAGCGGTCTGATTGACGTCACGGTTGACGTCAAACATCAGCTTGGAATCACGGAGCGCCATGGCAGCGACATTCATTCCGATCGAGCTGTCCCCGGGGCTGCTCGTGAAGATTGGAATGCCACATTCGTAGGCGGTCGCCAACATGCTCGAGTCTTTTAGCCCCAGTTTGCGGCCGCGCGCGTGGACATACTTGCCGAGCAGGTAGTGAAACTCGTCGGTGCCCATCGGACGCTGAAACTCAGGGCCCTGAATCACTTCGCGAACAAACGCATCGGTGTCCAGCAACACATTGTAGTCGAAAAGCACGTCGTAGATCCGAATAACGCCATCCTGGTGCAGAGACACATCATCCAAGAAGGGGCTGCCGCGATGGAGCGCCATATCCAAACCGAAATGAAGATCGTGATAGAGATTTGCTCCGGTGGAAACAATCCAATCCACAAACCCTGCCTTCATCAATGGAATGAGGCAGCTCTTCCCCAGACCAGCCGGAGTAAGCGCTCCGGTGAGGCTCATCCCAATGAATCCTTCCTTGGGCAGCATCTTGCGAGCAAGCAAATGCGCCGCCTCGCGGAGCCGCCCCCCATTGTAAGCCAAAAGAGATTGATCGATCAGGTCGGCGGCAGAGATGTCCTTGCCAACCCCCAAGGGATTCAGGCGCGGATACGCGGCGAACTTGCGGGACAATGGATGCGACGGTTTCTTGCTCATAAAATGTGGGCGGAGTGTGGGGTAAGCCGGACGCTCTGAGAAGAAAAAGTCGTCTTCAATCTAGAAACCGCAGTTGATGAACCACGGATTGCACGGATCTCACAGATCAAGAAAGAGATCCCATCGGCAATGTGTTGCGGGGTAATCCCCCGGAAAGGGCTGGAAGTGAACTCCAGAAGTTCCTTTCCATCCGAGTCATCTGAGAAATCCGTGGTTAAGGCTGCCGTTTTCAGCAAGACTTGAGCTCCTCAAGCAGCATCTCCAATTCCGCCTGCGGTCCCTCGTGATGTTGATCGATGGCGAGTCGCAGCCCCCGCTCAAAGGCTGCCCGAGCCTGTTCGCGGCAACCGAGCGCGAGCTCGCACTTCCCCAGCAAAATTTGAACAACCATCCATTCCGGCTTCTGCCGCAGGGCAGTCTCGAAGTGGGTTTTGGCTTCCGCGAAACGATTAGCATCGTAAAGCGCCTTTCCCAGGCTGAAGCGCGCCAGACCGTTCTCGGGATTCTTTTGCAACAGGGTCTCAAATCGCTGAATGGCTTCGCTCATCTGCCCAGCGAACCAGATTCAGTCGAACTTGAAAACAAGGAATACCCGAACGCCATCCCAGGCAGCTGGGTTCCGAATCTCCGAAAGCTACTTGGGCCCGGGCCCGAACGTCCACGAGAGATAGGTGCCAATAATGGTCCTGTCCGGGGTGTTTCTGCCGGACACATTCCAACTCGCATAGAGACTCCAGCTGATGGATCGTGGCAGAGCCAACGTGATACCAGTCTCCACGAGACGGTTGATCTCACGGACTTCCTGCCAGCTCCCCACGAACCCAGGCCCGAGGATGTCGACTCCGGTCAGACTCTGCTCGTGGCGGTAAGCTGCGTTGAAACGAATCCAGTGGGCCGGCCCATAACTCAACCCGGCGGTGCCGAAAACATCGGCGGGAACGCCCTCCGCACGGTGGCGATAGCCCAGGTCGCCATAGACCGTGAGCCCCGAGCGGCCGATCGCTTTGGCGAATAGCAAAGCCAGTTCGCCGCCCGACGCCCCATCCCCTGGATGAGTGGGGGGCAATCCCCTGTGCAGATCGTAAGTGCCTTCCACGATGGCTCCGAGACGCACGGCGAGCGTAGGCCGACTCGGTCGAGTGCGATGCTCGCGCAACAACTGGTAGCGGATCCCTAGACTGGAATCCGTAAGCCCCTCCTCGCTTCGTATTGGCAGATGCGTGCTTACGTAGCCCATCGATGCGTCCAAGGCCACCCGACGGCTGACGCCATACTCGCACCCGAGCTGCACGGTGTGCTGTTTCAGCTCCCCGGAAATCCCTAAATCTGAAAGTGAGTATCGCGTGTCGCCCGCCCAAAAATGGTCGAACACCTGAAACGAATACCCGGGTGACAGAACCCAGTGCCTGGGTGGAGGCAGATAGGCTGAATATTGAGCCACTAGGGGAAGTGCTCCCAGGGCGAACATCAAAGCCGCCCATAGGCAGCAGGAGAGCTGCTTTGACAATCGATAATTCACGCCGCCTTTCTCTTCCCGGCGGACTTGCCGAGAAATCGTTCCGTAACAAAATACTCCAGCGCTTCCATTTGGGCGCCACTGAGTCGACCGGCAAACTGCACCACGCGATCGGCGGACTTGGATTGTGATGAAGGAAGTCTTTTTGCCAGTGCCTGAAGTCGGTCTCCTTGTTCCGCCGCCGCTTTAGCATCCATCTCCGGCAATCGCAGCATGCCGGCATACAGTCGGCGCCCCAGTTCAAACCTATCGACATCCAACCCTTCGTCCATGGTATTCAGACCGGATTGGGGCAATGCGCTATGTCGGTAGGATCCCGACGCCTCCACATGTGAGGGGTCGAGCCCCACCAGCACTCCGAGGCTGATCGCCGACGCCCGAAGCACGCTGCTTCGTAGCCAATTCCTAAGTGTGTGTATCCCAAATCCCATAGGCATTGTGCTGCTTGGATCGAGCGCAGTTGCCGACCAGTGGATAACTCATAAGAGAGACTGTCATTTCCGGACTATGAATCGGCAGGAACCCGTTCAGCTCAAGACAGACTCCGAGTGTCGTCGCGAAGCCGTTTCAAGGTTCGTGGAATCCTGCCGATCACGAGACAGGCGAGCTAGGGGAGCGGAGAGCGGCAGGACTTTTACCGGTCCGCTGATCCAATCCTGACGCCCTGCCCGGCTGAGGGCGATCCCCGGCCACAGATTAGAATCCGATGACACAGAGTGACGCAGTCAAGGTCCCCGGGGGTTCAGGCGCACGCCGATCTTTCAGTGCCCAGCTGGCCATCTTTGGCACCCTGTTGGTGGTCATCTCGGTGGGGTTGTGCGCTGGTTTGGCTTTTTACTCGCGGAAAGAGGCTCTGAAGGTGGCCGCCGGGAATGAGCTTCTCGCCATTGTTCATTCTACCGCGGCAGCGATCGACGGCGACATCCACGAGCAGGTGCATCGCGATGGTCACGGAAAGATCGAACCTTGGCCCGCGTTCCAGGCACTTCAACAGCTCCTGTCCGAGGTCAAGACCCGGAACAGACTCTCCGGCCATGGCAGTCCCATTTACACGCTCAGGAAATGCGAGGACTTCAACAAGCTCAACGAGCTGGAATTCGTCATCATGAGCGATCGGGAGCCCGATGGAGAATTCATTGTTGGTTCCCGCTATGTCGCACAACCGCATCTCAAGCGAGCCCTCGAAGGTGTCTCTACCGTCACCGGCATCTACCGGGATGAGGAAGGTCTTTGGCTTTCCGCGGCAGCTCCCATCCGAGCCAAGGACGGAAGGGTCGTTGGAGTCCTGCAAGCGGACCGGCCCGTGAACTACTTCCACGAAGAGGCAAAAAGAAGCGCCCTCTGGATCCTCAGCACAGCGGCCGTCAGCATTCTCATCGCCTGGCTATTGACGTGGGGCTACGCCCGGTCGATTGTTCGTCCTGTCACCGCACTTGCGGCTGCCACTGCTCAGGTTGCCAGAGGGAATCTCCAAATACGAGTAGCGCCCGGAGGCAACGACGAACTGGGGGATTTGTCCCGGGGATTCAACGCCATGACGGAAACGTTGTGCGCGGCTCAAGCCAGGGACCTCGACCAACGGAAAGAAATGGCCCTCTCGCAGATAGCCACGGAAAAGGCGAATCGGCAACTCGAGGCCATGAATGTCGAGTTGGAGCGATCCTATGACGAACTCTGCCGGCTCGCG is part of the Verrucomicrobiales bacterium genome and harbors:
- a CDS encoding DUF1501 domain-containing protein, giving the protein MNSLAQFQYERLLQQTRRHFLRDCSAGLGALWFANATAGQAQAAAHASAKDPARPLRPSAPHFAARAKRVIYLHMAGSPSQLELFDYKPELAKQDGKDCPRAFLEGKKFAFIQGIPKMLGPQFGFKQHGQSGQWISDRLPQFAQVADDICFIKSMYTDQFNHGPAQLLMHTGSQNPGFASAGAWATYGLGSQNQNLPGFIVLTSGGKNPDAGKSVWGSGFLPSVYQGVQCRSQGDPVLFLSDPPGITRSQRRRTLDAITEINQQAAKDMGDPETLTRIAQYEMAFHMQVDATDAFDISREPAHIHELYGTQPGKESFANNCLLARRLAERGVRYIQLFDWGWDSHGASESEALNGGFKGKCTSVDRPLMALIMDLKQQGLLEDTLVIWSGEFGRTPMRENRAGVEMKFIGRDHNPSAFTVWMAGGGAKPGLSYGETDEFGYQAVTDRVSVHDLHATLLALLGFDHLKFTYPVAGVNMRLSNVTKPGSQVVKGLIA
- a CDS encoding deoxyhypusine synthase — translated: MSKKPSHPLSRKFAAYPRLNPLGVGKDISAADLIDQSLLAYNGGRLREAAHLLARKMLPKEGFIGMSLTGALTPAGLGKSCLIPLMKAGFVDWIVSTGANLYHDLHFGLDMALHRGSPFLDDVSLHQDGVIRIYDVLFDYNVLLDTDAFVREVIQGPEFQRPMGTDEFHYLLGKYVHARGRKLGLKDSSMLATAYECGIPIFTSSPGDSSIGMNVAAMALRDSKLMFDVNRDVNQTAGIVYHAKSTGHTSSVLIFGGGSPKNFMLQTEPQIQEVMGIKEKGHDYFLQCTDARPDTGGLSGATPAEAVSWGKVDPDKLPDSVVCYADSTITLPLLTAYVLSRVKPRKLKRLYDRRDAILDKVRSMYLATGTVSKIKTSRKIAKRSSSIGLPK
- a CDS encoding tetratricopeptide repeat protein — its product is MSEAIQRFETLLQKNPENGLARFSLGKALYDANRFAEAKTHFETALRQKPEWMVVQILLGKCELALGCREQARAAFERGLRLAIDQHHEGPQAELEMLLEELKSC
- a CDS encoding HAMP domain-containing protein; protein product: MTQSDAVKVPGGSGARRSFSAQLAIFGTLLVVISVGLCAGLAFYSRKEALKVAAGNELLAIVHSTAAAIDGDIHEQVHRDGHGKIEPWPAFQALQQLLSEVKTRNRLSGHGSPIYTLRKCEDFNKLNELEFVIMSDREPDGEFIVGSRYVAQPHLKRALEGVSTVTGIYRDEEGLWLSAAAPIRAKDGRVVGVLQADRPVNYFHEEAKRSALWILSTAAVSILIAWLLTWGYARSIVRPVTALAAATAQVARGNLQIRVAPGGNDELGDLSRGFNAMTETLCAAQARDLDQRKEMALSQIATEKANRQLEAMNVELERSYDELCRLATEAQSASAAKSEFLSVMSHELRTPLNGVIGLASILEASGLDEESTDSAKTIRKSGEGLLEMIENVLMYTELDRGTLSTGSSVLNLQQLAQETAGRFAEDAIAKQISLRVAFSPSAEGSFQGDAVRIQRVLSCLINNAVKFTPQGEVDVLAEFLLGDNSVDELGPKGQLRVQIRDTGIGISAEQSSLVFQPFTQADSSMTRQHGGIGIGLALVKKLVESMGGGITFQGNAKGPGTTFEVLLPIRKAVGQGEQRAA